Proteins found in one Zea mays cultivar B73 chromosome 1, Zm-B73-REFERENCE-NAM-5.0, whole genome shotgun sequence genomic segment:
- the LOC103631724 gene encoding Krueppel-like factor 12 isoform X1: MRIRRYAARLLSSTSPGSAATAAPSSPPRPPAASWLHTDDDDCCAFCELSRPASQEGLDAIKHKGYIADRVLESVVRADERVGLPERPPVPEVKKCKIDHVPPVNKACVGLQVVKLAAKPEGAAPASEDAADPATKAGVFVVNDAAIEQGVKCIASLSGGASKMEVTVENSLANGPTTELEVSNSLANGPTTELGVSKGTSLANESADLPGVTCIMPEVTDKPVTDLGVISTVVEVSDTGPVVHETTELESAGEDYIASEATAEPEDAGRASCNVDDTAALDEPQPPNCDLYLGNVQDGNAIDTVTSTLQPSRCDAAEGGGSVNFTTNIPVRARGPTFKGGVLKDKSVAPSVLLVLDVLTRSIGKSGRTDVICYARRTGKRKAELLKVKKENIDLEDGVICEKEETLVSTDRCECVLSTAGSIDVKLADIKKDLMDNSAVGKVKKMKRNRFECNIDYCHMVFKTEAELAVHKKNMCTVSSCSRHFRSHRYLRRHQSAHNDDMPYKCPWDGCNMAFKWSWDRAEHFKVHAGAKPYKCTTPGCSKIFKFVSDFTRHRRRCKPQRCLFYAFQEESTKYYVTLSIWKLLW; the protein is encoded by the exons ATGCGCATCCGCCGgtacgccgcgcgcctcctctcctccacctcccCCGGCTCCGCCGCTACCGCCGCCCCCTCCTCGCCGCCGCGGCCGCCCGCCGCATCCTGGCTCCACACCGACGACGacgactgctgcgccttctgcgagCTCAGCCGCCCAGCCTCGCAG GAGGGCCTGGATGCCATCAAGCACAAAGGGTACATTGCCGACCGGGTGCTGGAATCCGTTGTCAGGGCCGACGAGCGCGTCGGCCTACCCGAGCGACCGCCTGTTCCCGAAG TTAAAAAATGCAAGATTGATCATGTACCTCCTGTGAATAAAGCTTGTGTGGGACTGCAAGTTGTGAAACTTGCCGCGAAACCGGAAGGTGCTGCTCCTGCTAGTGAAGATGCTGCTGATCCTGCAACTAAAGCTGGTGTTTTTGTTGTCAATGATGCTGCTATTGAGCAGGGAGTTAAATGTATAGCTTCTCTCTCAGGTGGTGCCTCCAAGATGGAGGTTACAGTGGAGAATTCTCTTGCAAATGGACCGACCACTGAATTAGAAGTTTCCAATTCTCTTGCAAATGGACCGACCACTGAATTAGGAGTTTCCAAGGGCACGTCCCTTGCTAATGAATCGGCTGATCTGCCAGGGGTTACATGCATTATGCCAGAAGTTACAGACAAACCTGTTACTGATCTAGGGGTTATAAGCACCGTGGTGGAAGTTAGTGATACAGGTCCTGTCGTTCATGAAACTACTGAACTGGAATCTGCAGGGGAGGATTATATTGCTAGTGAAGCCACTGCTGAACCAGAAGATGCTGGTAGAGCTTCTTGCAATGTAGATGACACTGCTGCTTTAGATGAGCCACAGCCGCCTAACTGTGATCTGTACTTAGGCAATGTGCAGGATGGAAATGCTATAGATACTGTTACCAGTACACTGCAGCCTTCTCGATGTGATGCTGCAGAAGGTGGTGGTTCTGTGAATTTCACAACCAATATTCCTGTTAGAGCCAGAGGACCAACCTTTAAGGGAGGAGTGCTGAAGGATAAATCTGTTGCACCCAGTGTTTTACTTGTATTGGACGTATTGACTAGAAGCATTGGTAAATCAGGGAGAACAGATGTTATTTGTTATGCTAGGCGAACAGGTAAGAGGAAGGCAGAGCTGCTGAAGGTAAAGAAGGAAAATATTGACTTAGAAGATGGTGTTATATGTGAGAAAGAGGAGACACTGGTGAGCACTGATCGTTGTGAATGTGTCTTGTCAACAGCTGGGTCCATAGATGTTAAACTTGCCGACATAAAGAAAGACCTTATGGATAATTCCGCTGTAGGCAAGGTTAAAAAGATGAAGAGAaatagatttgaatgtaatattgATTACTGCCACATGGTGTTCAAGACAGAAGCTGAGCTTGCTGTCCACAAGAAGAACATGTGCACGGTCAGTTCATGCAGCAGACATTTCAGATCCCACAGATACCTGAGGCGCCACCAGAGTGCACACAACGATGATATGCCTTACAAGTGCCCATGGGATGGTTGTAATATGGCTTTCAAGTGGTCATGGGATCGGGCTGAGCATTTCAAGGTCCATGCTGGGGCCAAGCCTTACAAATGCACGACGCCTGGGTGCAGCAAAATATTTAAGTTTGTTTCAGATTTCACCCGGCATAGGAGGAGGTGCAAACCTCAGAG GTGTCTCTTCTATGCATTCCAAGAAGAATCCACTAAATATTATGTGACACTGTCAATTTGGAAATTACTATGGTAG
- the LOC103631724 gene encoding Krueppel-like factor 12 isoform X2, with protein sequence MRIRRYAARLLSSTSPGSAATAAPSSPPRPPAASWLHTDDDDCCAFCELSRPASQEGLDAIKHKGYIADRVLESVVRADERVGLPERPPVPEVKKCKIDHVPPVNKACVGLQVVKLAAKPEGAAPASEDAADPATKAGVFVVNDAAIEQGVKCIASLSGGASKMEVTVENSLANGPTTELEVSNSLANGPTTELGVSKGTSLANESADLPGVTCIMPEVTDKPVTDLGVISTVVEVSDTGPVVHETTELESAGEDYIASEATAEPEDAGRASCNVDDTAALDEPQPPNCDLYLGNVQDGNAIDTVTSTLQPSRCDAAEGGGSVNFTTNIPVRARGPTFKGGVLKDKSVAPSVLLVLDVLTRSIGKSGRTDVICYARRTGKRKAELLKVKKENIDLEDGVICEKEETLVSTDRCECVLSTAGSIDVKLADIKKDLMDNSAVGKVKKMKRNRFECNIDYCHMVFKTEAELAVHKKNMCTVSSCSRHFRSHRYLRRHQSAHNDDMPYKCPWDGCNMAFKWSWDRAEHFKVHAGAKPYKCTTPGCSKIFKFVSDFTRHRRRCKPQR encoded by the exons ATGCGCATCCGCCGgtacgccgcgcgcctcctctcctccacctcccCCGGCTCCGCCGCTACCGCCGCCCCCTCCTCGCCGCCGCGGCCGCCCGCCGCATCCTGGCTCCACACCGACGACGacgactgctgcgccttctgcgagCTCAGCCGCCCAGCCTCGCAG GAGGGCCTGGATGCCATCAAGCACAAAGGGTACATTGCCGACCGGGTGCTGGAATCCGTTGTCAGGGCCGACGAGCGCGTCGGCCTACCCGAGCGACCGCCTGTTCCCGAAG TTAAAAAATGCAAGATTGATCATGTACCTCCTGTGAATAAAGCTTGTGTGGGACTGCAAGTTGTGAAACTTGCCGCGAAACCGGAAGGTGCTGCTCCTGCTAGTGAAGATGCTGCTGATCCTGCAACTAAAGCTGGTGTTTTTGTTGTCAATGATGCTGCTATTGAGCAGGGAGTTAAATGTATAGCTTCTCTCTCAGGTGGTGCCTCCAAGATGGAGGTTACAGTGGAGAATTCTCTTGCAAATGGACCGACCACTGAATTAGAAGTTTCCAATTCTCTTGCAAATGGACCGACCACTGAATTAGGAGTTTCCAAGGGCACGTCCCTTGCTAATGAATCGGCTGATCTGCCAGGGGTTACATGCATTATGCCAGAAGTTACAGACAAACCTGTTACTGATCTAGGGGTTATAAGCACCGTGGTGGAAGTTAGTGATACAGGTCCTGTCGTTCATGAAACTACTGAACTGGAATCTGCAGGGGAGGATTATATTGCTAGTGAAGCCACTGCTGAACCAGAAGATGCTGGTAGAGCTTCTTGCAATGTAGATGACACTGCTGCTTTAGATGAGCCACAGCCGCCTAACTGTGATCTGTACTTAGGCAATGTGCAGGATGGAAATGCTATAGATACTGTTACCAGTACACTGCAGCCTTCTCGATGTGATGCTGCAGAAGGTGGTGGTTCTGTGAATTTCACAACCAATATTCCTGTTAGAGCCAGAGGACCAACCTTTAAGGGAGGAGTGCTGAAGGATAAATCTGTTGCACCCAGTGTTTTACTTGTATTGGACGTATTGACTAGAAGCATTGGTAAATCAGGGAGAACAGATGTTATTTGTTATGCTAGGCGAACAGGTAAGAGGAAGGCAGAGCTGCTGAAGGTAAAGAAGGAAAATATTGACTTAGAAGATGGTGTTATATGTGAGAAAGAGGAGACACTGGTGAGCACTGATCGTTGTGAATGTGTCTTGTCAACAGCTGGGTCCATAGATGTTAAACTTGCCGACATAAAGAAAGACCTTATGGATAATTCCGCTGTAGGCAAGGTTAAAAAGATGAAGAGAaatagatttgaatgtaatattgATTACTGCCACATGGTGTTCAAGACAGAAGCTGAGCTTGCTGTCCACAAGAAGAACATGTGCACGGTCAGTTCATGCAGCAGACATTTCAGATCCCACAGATACCTGAGGCGCCACCAGAGTGCACACAACGATGATATGCCTTACAAGTGCCCATGGGATGGTTGTAATATGGCTTTCAAGTGGTCATGGGATCGGGCTGAGCATTTCAAGGTCCATGCTGGGGCCAAGCCTTACAAATGCACGACGCCTGGGTGCAGCAAAATATTTAAGTTTGTTTCAGATTTCACCCGGCATAGGAGGAGGTGCAAACCTCAGAGGTAA